The Flavobacterium branchiarum genome contains a region encoding:
- a CDS encoding nitroreductase family protein has product MALIEDLNWRHAVKAYDPTRKVKQEDIDKIVEAARLAPTSSGLQPFKLIVVENQDIKNQLSEGSLNPECMREASHILILRPGTDILKNALTKFTISLQMKEICHAVVFESYTDKLKSIYLAEEAEKNFAHTSRQTYIALGLALAQAAELKVDTTPVEGFDNAVITRFFSLIT; this is encoded by the coding sequence ATGGCATTAATAGAAGATTTAAACTGGCGACATGCTGTAAAAGCATATGATCCTACTAGAAAAGTAAAACAAGAAGATATTGATAAAATTGTTGAGGCAGCACGTTTAGCACCAACTTCATCTGGACTACAACCTTTTAAACTTATTGTAGTAGAAAACCAGGATATTAAAAATCAATTATCTGAAGGATCATTAAATCCAGAGTGCATGAGAGAAGCTTCACACATTTTGATTTTGCGGCCTGGAACCGATATACTGAAGAACGCATTGACAAAGTTTACGATTTCACTACAGATGAAAGAGATTTGCCACGCGGTCGTTTTTGAGAGCTATACAGACAAATTAAAATCTATTTATTTAGCCGAAGAGGCTGAAAAAAACTTTGCACACACATCGCGTCAAACTTATATTGCACTTGGGCTGGCACTTGCTCAAGCTGCAGAATTGAAAGTAGATACCACGCCTGTAGAAGGATTTGATAACGCGGTTATTACAAGGTTCTTCAGCTTGATAACCTAG
- a CDS encoding MarR family winged helix-turn-helix transcriptional regulator, which yields MEDFLKLDKQVCFSIYVLHREIMQHYRPILEAIDLTYPQYITMMALWENGQQTVNQLGAKLNLDNGTVTPLLKRLEGKKLLTRNAKQSR from the coding sequence ATGGAAGACTTTTTAAAGTTAGATAAACAAGTATGCTTTTCAATTTATGTATTGCATCGTGAAATTATGCAGCATTATCGGCCGATATTAGAGGCTATTGATTTAACCTATCCACAATATATAACCATGATGGCATTATGGGAAAACGGACAGCAGACCGTTAACCAACTCGGCGCAAAGCTTAATCTAGATAACGGGACAGTAACACCATTACTAAAACGCTTGGAAGGGAAAAAATTATTAACACGTAACGCGAAGCAAAGCAGATGA
- a CDS encoding type II toxin-antitoxin system YoeB family toxin, translating to MKGFWSRRISSEHRLFIKYQEIKELTEVHHTSM from the coding sequence TTGAAAGGCTTTTGGTCACGTAGAATCAGTAGTGAACATCGATTATTTATAAAGTATCAGGAAATAAAGGAGTTGACAGAAGTGCATCATACTTCAATGTAG
- a CDS encoding 6-phosphogluconolactonase: MHLHKKQYFEKGRFTAVLTGDLRLQESIDSWLLTNTKNKIDWNNVVFIFWGDERWVPLEDDLSNAKMSYNTTFKSCAYS; this comes from the coding sequence TTGCATCTGCACAAAAAGCAATACTTTGAAAAAGGGCGCTTTACAGCTGTACTTACAGGGGATCTTCGCCTGCAGGAATCTATAGACTCTTGGCTTCTGACGAATACAAAAAACAAAATAGACTGGAATAACGTCGTTTTTATCTTTTGGGGTGACGAACGTTGGGTACCTCTTGAGGATGATCTTAGCAATGCAAAAATGTCTTATAATACCACTTTTAAGTCATGTGCCTATTCCTGA